The following proteins come from a genomic window of Pirellula staleyi DSM 6068:
- a CDS encoding sugar phosphate isomerase/epimerase family protein, with protein sequence MLQIKVGVQLASLRLPFRQALLTAREMGADAVEIDAREELKGEELSVTGIRQIRKMLEDLNLRVAAVRFRTRRGYDVQQDLDERVDATRRTLKLAYDLGTHVVINHVGRIPAEVTHPAFQTMVDALTDIGRHGQRVGAMLAAETVAESGADLKRLIDALPPASIGVNLNPAPLIMNGQSPREVVDAVGQHVLHMNATDATRDLSLAQGIETPLGYGSAEIPELLAVLEEHQYRGYFTVERHQSNAPQVDLKQAITFLRNL encoded by the coding sequence ATGTTGCAAATCAAAGTTGGCGTTCAACTTGCCAGTCTGCGACTCCCCTTCAGGCAAGCTTTGCTCACGGCTCGCGAAATGGGAGCCGATGCGGTCGAAATCGACGCCCGTGAAGAGCTGAAAGGTGAAGAACTTTCCGTCACGGGGATCCGCCAGATTCGGAAAATGCTGGAAGATCTGAATTTGCGGGTTGCAGCGGTTCGTTTTCGAACGCGCCGCGGCTACGACGTGCAGCAAGATCTCGACGAGCGGGTCGATGCGACGCGACGCACGCTCAAGCTGGCCTACGACCTGGGGACCCACGTGGTGATCAATCACGTCGGTCGCATTCCGGCGGAAGTGACTCACCCGGCGTTTCAAACGATGGTCGACGCTTTGACCGACATCGGTCGGCATGGACAGCGTGTCGGCGCGATGCTGGCGGCCGAGACCGTGGCCGAAAGTGGCGCCGATCTCAAGCGGCTGATCGATGCGCTTCCACCAGCGTCGATCGGCGTGAATCTCAACCCCGCGCCACTGATTATGAATGGCCAATCGCCGCGCGAAGTGGTCGACGCCGTGGGGCAGCATGTGCTGCACATGAACGCCACCGATGCCACCCGCGATCTCTCACTCGCGCAAGGAATCGAAACGCCGCTGGGCTATGGAAGTGCCGAAATTCCCGAGCTTTTAGCGGTCCTCGAGGAACATCAGTATCGCGGCTATTTCACCGTCGAGCGGCACCAGTCGAATGCTCCCCAGGTCGATCTCAAGCAAGCGATCACGTTTCTGCGTAATCTATAG
- a CDS encoding MerR family transcriptional regulator, translated as MNDSVRRYTPSMLAQLAKVNVAQVRAWHRRGWLLASDERNRVKYYDFSEVAVARQLATLYRGGLTPASIEKQLKDLKARFPGIERPLAELSIVVEGRQILVRQARGLSEPGGQLRIDFRGLDEEDDAQSGAPSVIASPAMFLRRGQESDEAAPENLAKWAEELQEVGELRAAADMYRAALAAGGPTPRLCFELAELLYRLGELGAARERYSMVIELDENDVEARANLGCVLAELGEKSLGIAALSGAIDCDPQYADAHFHLARLLDETDEPDAATRHWQAFLALAPDSPWAEEAADRLQL; from the coding sequence ATGAACGATTCCGTTCGCCGCTATACCCCTTCGATGCTCGCTCAACTGGCGAAAGTGAACGTCGCCCAAGTGCGCGCGTGGCATCGTCGCGGTTGGTTGCTGGCCAGCGACGAGCGGAACCGCGTGAAGTACTACGACTTCTCGGAAGTGGCTGTCGCGCGCCAACTCGCCACGCTCTATCGCGGCGGCTTAACGCCCGCTTCGATCGAAAAACAGCTGAAGGATTTGAAGGCCCGTTTTCCCGGCATCGAGCGCCCTTTAGCCGAGCTTTCGATTGTCGTCGAAGGGAGGCAAATCCTGGTCCGTCAAGCGCGCGGCTTGAGCGAGCCAGGTGGTCAGCTGCGGATCGATTTTCGTGGACTCGACGAAGAGGACGACGCTCAATCGGGCGCGCCGTCGGTGATTGCGAGTCCCGCGATGTTCCTTCGCCGGGGCCAAGAGTCCGATGAAGCCGCTCCCGAAAATCTCGCAAAATGGGCCGAAGAACTGCAAGAAGTGGGAGAGCTGCGTGCGGCTGCCGACATGTATCGCGCGGCGCTAGCTGCTGGTGGACCGACCCCGCGACTCTGCTTCGAACTGGCCGAGTTGCTCTATCGACTCGGAGAACTCGGTGCCGCGCGCGAGCGCTATTCGATGGTGATCGAGCTCGACGAGAACGATGTCGAAGCCCGCGCGAATCTCGGCTGTGTGCTCGCGGAACTAGGGGAAAAATCGCTAGGAATTGCGGCTCTTTCGGGCGCTATCGATTGCGACCCACAGTATGCCGACGCGCATTTTCATCTCGCACGATTGCTCGACGAAACCGACGAGCCCGACGCCGCGACGCGCCACTGGCAGGCCTTTTTGGCCCTCGCCCCCGACAGCCCCTGGGCCGAAGAAGCTGCCGACCGTTTGCAGCTGTAG